The Ziziphus jujuba cultivar Dongzao chromosome 12, ASM3175591v1 sequence ttcactttTCTATTTAGGTTCaataatttgtatttaaattatattaatatactaATCAATAGCAGCTTGATATATATtacttgataaataaattaaaaatattttagtacctgtaatactttttttaaaaaaaaatttgatagcacacatctaattttttttcttttttggtgaatgatagCACACATGTATTTATTTAGATGATAAGCCAGCAAAATGTATACTCACTGTTGGCCACTAATAAAGTATGGCAAAACAAGAGGTGCCTAAAAGTTTTTTCACGACGTACCATACACGAACATGCTCTAAAACTGCACAGAGAAAGTGGAATTGGCAGCCAAACCAAacctgcaataaattatattagatCCACCATACAAGATTGATGATCCAACTAATGAGACACTCTCAGTTTTCTTAAATGGCTTAAATAAAGCCTATATAGCCCCAAAAGAATAggcacctatatatatatatatatatgcattagttAAACTATCTCCCCTATTCGCTTACAAAACAGCAACTGTAGAATCTCCATCCCTATCGACAAGCAGAAGAATTTTGCATTGACATAAAATCAATTCACAAAATGATATGAAGTCTAGCACCTTCCAACATATtgaccaaaatccaatcaatttTATTCATTCTATTGTAACGCAATCTAATAAAGGGCATTTTTGTACAAAAGGcaactaaaaattaatgaaattaaaacatttataaaaCCATGTATAAACTGTAACACCCTGTTTTgaagtacatcgaaaatttgtcaaatttgattgaggttgaccaggtttgacgattattgaccgagaaggggtcaaatgttgactttttgctcccaGTGGAATTTCATGTTGACCGAAGCACTGCTACGAAGTAtgcattgtcacgagttcatagactagtaccacatcaaaaatggagctacggtttgaaagttatgagcaaaacaagttgaggtccaaattatcCAAGGAtgtcagagttgactttttatttttggggatatgagttttgactcatgtacaGATATGAAGTAcccatcgatacgagtccgtagactagcggcatacTTGATTTGTACATttcgttaaaaagttatggaactATAAAGTTTttccaatataatattattttaatattatttttaaaaatataaataattatgccacatgtcaccaagtgggatgcaccatgtgtaatattttagaaGTGACATATGTcagcaataaaaaaatactatattatattattttgtctttattttatatattattattttattattttaatatttatttatttattctttttctttttgtctttttcctttcttttcttccctttttcccacgtgggaaaaacactcttttttgtcttttcttttcctttctttcccttctccttcttcttccccgagctcGACAAACACTAGCAAAACACACACAgtgacttctctctctctctcctttgactctctccccctctctctttgaccggtCATTTTGGCCGGTTTCGATGGCTGGAAGGCAACACGAGCCAGTGGGCTTGAGAGCCCATGGTCAGGCGACGTCGGCGGCGAATTTTCAGGCCATTTGGCTGGCGGACGCATTGGGATCGGCCTTCCAAAATGGGCGACCGGCGATCCTCCGGCTGATCCCTTTTTCGGCGGTTTCCGACCGTGAGACCGGTCTTTTCCCCTAGATTTCAACCCCCTGATTCCGaaaataacctccatttgcccaaattctAAGCCATTTGTGAGATACGTGGAGGAGAGTGTTTGGCCAGAACTTTCCATTcatttttcggccaccaccGACGAAATTGAggtcaatggaggtcggtaatgtgatcctcgtctCACTAACTTTCTATAgacaccttatttgtgaattttggacatcatttgtgttaaacccctgGATATccggtattatttatccgaataaagtattaatttatttgagttgtgtaatattgttgttctaggagcacatgtggATCGTGGAAtggatcctatggaggatcttggttggattgcgtgctcgaggtgagtgacgtacgttcaaaattattttgggatgttaaaatatatatattttgtgttaattggttatttgaagaatatgttttatgtgttgaatatttagtaaatttatagttgaaatcTTGATGCCAaatttgaatgaattataattatttgtgcattaaaaaaaaaaaaatttgatttcaagaattttatggatatggaattttattaataattgttaaattttattgttggaatattgtgtaattagaaagttttcatgtgaattttaatatatgtttaatatttgaaggaatttccatttaattttataatgccaatttataatggttttaatatatgtgttgttacaaaaaatgtatttgggattttaaaagaattatagtttaaggtttttaattaattattgttgagtttgatattttataatgcataacaaatgcgtttatattattttgagaatatatgaatttcatgtggttttaataatatttttggcatgatttgattttaaagatttcaaaaaaaatattggtttaagttatggtgctctcaaaatatatatttatgcacttgaaatattatctgattgattttatgatatgagaaaaattatatattatcgatggatttatgctggtgatattaaaggaaaatatgggatggtaaatttgaaaaatagtatGATTCCCacagtgagttttggaaaaattgttatttttaaaataatatggttatttattttagacacactcatacagtactggtgttctgtactgtgtacatggatgagcgcgcaaattataatgtctcccgtgagctgtcattggaccgagggcagacaagtttgatattggccataagccgccctcttccatggccgggttgactgtttaagcagcggtgctgtcgagacgccgaagcgaccatatgcaagtttatCTCTTTAACTTTCCACCGGACAGTGCTCGagatgctgggtatcgtagggtatcactggtatatagtgtggtgtgtcaagtattatttttctaatataaatttcaaatcctaaagttttaaaatcgtatttaaattaaaatgtttttaatagtatttttataaattaaattgttttggtaatctaaattgagttctattattaattatttggttttattttatttatttaaatatttcttggatcatttttgtatatgtaaattttattgtgttttcgtattaattgtttacaatactctatttccaatttaatatttgtcatcaggtttatttttttataattagttctcattaaaaattttggattattaatttattatcttttatatggaaattattgattaaatatcttctagatttttggggcataaaatgttgggttttgggaaaatattttaaaaatggaacttttctaactgagtgaattgtgagagttttgagggaaaatattatttttaactatctattatttaattattcatgtcttattaatcaattaactaagttatttacctttttattattattattattgtatagtagattgggttactcactgagatgattagcatctcatatttttaaattctgttcccctaggctTAGGTTAGTCGATGTTGATCATCTGGGAGTGAGCTCGACATCTTGGTTCGTTGCTGAAAGTTCCAAAGGCTTTTCCTtccttcctttctatcttgtattatttcttttttatcatttattgtaTGAAATTTCGTACTTAAttgtattgtataatgctctgtatattgatttgacacatatttattgaatcatatattgattccctgtcatttatttgaagtgctgaaatttgtggtaatattttgtagtaaagtgggaggaataaggtggtgcatttagaagtgtgttttcagtgcaagaaaattgtggtaagtccaacccttaggggaggttctgccgggtttttcattggaaggtccggtagggtttccctgggatcaaggcttgtatAGGGTTCctgtgagggatcttggacggatcctgacataaACATATCCCCTTGATGTGCCAAATCCGTGTAAGCCAGAAGTCCTGTGGGAAAGTAAGCAAGCAAGCAACTGGAGAGAAGACTTATTAAGGTCAATCAAGTGCTTTGGTTTCTGCCATTCCCATCAGCAAATCTAAGTTTTAGCTAGTGCTTTTTCCCATTTACCATTAGCTACCTTTATCACTTTCTCAATCTCTAAACTTCCTGCTATGCAAATTCTGAAGAAAACATGGCTGCAGAATTGGTGGGTGGAGCTCTTTTGTCTTCTATGTTTCAGTCGGCGATTGATAGGTTGGCTTCTCCTGAGGTGGTGGACTACCTGCGAGGAAACAACATTAGTGATGATCTGATCTACGAATTAAAGATTGTACTATTAGTTGTTAATGCAGTGCTTGATGATGCAGAGGGGAAgcaaatcaccaacataaatgTCAAGAAATGGCTGAACGAGCTAGAAGTTGCTTCCTATGAGGCAGACGATCTCTTAGATCAGATTGCTACTGATGCTCTGCAATCTGACTTGGAAGCTTCTGGTTCAAGAAAGTCCAAAAAAAGTAAGTTATCCGACTTCATTTCCAGCTCAATTTCTCGCAGATCATACAATCAAGATATGAAAAAAAGGCTGGCGGAGATTCTTAGAAGGTTTAAAGTCTTTGAAAAAAGCATAAATATCCTTGGTCTCACCAATAAGAGTTTTGGCGAGAAACCATCACCAAGACAACCGACGACATCATTGATTGAAGAACCTTAGGTCTTTGGTAGAGATGGAGATAAGGAGGCCATAGCAATTTGTTGCTTACAGATGATCATGAGGGTAGGAATAGGTGTCTATGATTCCATTAATAGGCATGGGTGGCATTGGCAAAACCACCCTTGCTCAATTAGTTTACAATGATCACGCAGTTGAGAAGCACTTTGACCTCAAATTATGGGTTTGTCTTTCTGAGGAGTGTGATATTTGTAAGGTAACAAAAACGGTTCTCTGTGCAGTAACCATGTCTAATTCTCATTCTTATGATTATACAAACCTAGATTTGCTTCAAACTAAGTTGAAAGAGGGGCTAACGgggaaaaaaattcttaattgtTTTAGATGATGTGTGGAATGAGGATTATAATGATTGGCAGAAAATGAGAACACCTTTTAATTTTGGGGCCCATGGAAGCAAGATCATTGTAACATCATGCAATAAAGTTGTAGACATCATGGCCACTACTTGAACTCATTTTCTGCTTAAGCAGTTGAAAGATGAAGATTGCTGGAAAATATTTCAAAAGCATGCATTTGACAAAATTAGAGGATCTAGTGTTTGTCAAGTCCTAGAGAAAATTGGTAGAGGAATTGTCAAGAAATGCAAGGGCTTGCCTATAGCGGCAAAAACACTTGGAGGCCTCTTGCATTCTAAAGAAGATGTCAGCGACTGGGAAAGAGTATTACAGAGTGAGATTTGGGATTTCTCACATAaagaaagcaaaattctacCAGTTTTGTTGCTAAGTTACAACTACCTTCCATCACATTTAAAGCAATGTTTTGCTTTTTGTTCAACATTCCCGAAGGACTATGAATTCAAGAAGCATGAACTCGTTTTGTTGTGGATGGCAGAAAATCTTTTGCGGCAagcaaacataaataaaagagtGGAAGATATAGGGAATGAATATTTTGATGAGTTAGTATATAGGTCATTTTTTCAAAGATCGAGTAGTAGACAAGAATCTTGCTTTGTCATGCATGATCTTATTTATGATGTAGCCAGATTTGTATCGAGGTGATATTGTTTCATAATTGAAAATGGCAACTCAAACGGAAATATGATGAAAGTACATCATGTATCTGTTGCACCAGATGTTTCCTTACAGAGATTTGGTGCTACTTCTAAAGCAATTCATTTGCGCTTGCTTTTAACATTGTATGGATATTCATTCCCGACCTTATCTAATGAAGTAGTGAATAATGTAATTTTGAAGTTGAGGTGTTTAAGAATATTATCATCGTCTGGTTGCGTATTTTTAAGCGATTCAATTGGTGAGCTTAAGCATCTTCGTTTCCTTGACCTCTCTTGCACTTCGATCAAAAGATTGCCAAACTCTGTGAGTATGTTGTACAATTTACAAACATTAAATTTATCACGGTGTGATGAACTCATTGAGTTGCCTGAAGATATGTACCATCTCATCAACTTATGACACCTTGACATCAGTCACTCTTTTAAGTTGATAGAAATGCCGAGACACTTTCATCGTGGGAGAAGATAATGGGACGAAGAGAGAAGAGTTGAGGGAGCTTTCAAATCTGCGCGGAGAACTTTCCCTTATGAATTTAAAGAATGTTGCAAGTGCCACGGATACATCGGAAGCCAGGTTGATGGACAAGAAATATCTTGAAAGGGTGCATTTGTTTTGGGAAGTCAAAGCAAATTATGATACATCATAGAGAGGCCATGCAAATCATATGATACATCACCGAGAAGGACTTGAAAAGCTATTGCCTCACACAAACTTGAAAAGGCTTTCCATTTCTAGATATGGAGGTGCTTCATTCCCAAATTGGTTAGGGGATCATTTATTCTGCTGCATAGTTTCTATAAAGCTTAAAAATTGTAGATATTGCAACAGTTTGCCATTGCTGGGACAGTTATCCTCCCTCAAAACTCTGCTTGTTGAAGGCCTTAGTGAAGTGGTGACTGTTGGTGCTGAGTTTTACAGGAATATTGCTGGTTCTTCTGTAACAAAGCCATTTGAATCACTGGAATTCTCAGGTTTGGACTTTGTTGTTGAAGGACACCGACTCTTCGTGAATTGAAGTTAGGCGTGTGTGAAAAACTACGACTAGAGGAATTGCCACATAAAGCGGAATCAATTCATATCGGAGGAAATAATGGTGTAGAGTCATTGATTGAGGCAATCAACAAAGGCCAAACCTCTTTTCTTAAGAAAGTGCATATTCAAAATTGTTGTTCTGCAATTACACTCCTTCTTGAATGCCTGCCCACTACCTTGACAGAACTAGAAATCAACTATtgtaaaaaattagaatttccATTGCAACGCTCATCGGAAAGCTCATCCATTCGTATAGTTACAATCCGGGATTGTTGTGATTCACTTAGATACTTCCCTTTGGATTTCTTTCCCAAACTCATCAGCCTCTCTATTTCTTTCTGTGAAAATCTAGAATCTCTAGGAGTCTCCTTAGATGGGGATGGGATGCTAACATCTTTATCATATATTAGTGTTTACGGTTGCCCCAACTTTGTATCTTTCGCTAAAGGCGGATTGCATGCCCCCAACTTGACTAGACTTCGAGTTGAAGGTAGCAAGAAATTAAAGAAGCTACCTGAGCAAATGAGGAACCTCCTCCCATTTTTGAACACCTTGCAAATCTCCAATTGTCCAGAGTCGGAGTCATTTCCTGAAGGTGGTCTACCCTCTCATCTGAATAGACTTTGGATTATGAACTGTCCTAAACTCATAGCACAGCGAATGAAGTGGAATTTTCATGCATTCCAAGTTCTTACGAATTTTTCAATTGGTGACGAATGTGGAGGAGGAGGTGTGGAATTATTTCCGGAGGAGGGTTTGCTACCCTCCACTCTTTCCTCTATCCGTATCCATAAATTTCCACATCTTAAGATGCTGGACATAAAGGGACTTCAACAATTCACGTCTCTTGAATGTCTATGCATCTCAGAGTGCCCTCAATTGGAAAAGCTTTCACAACAACGTTTGTCTACATCTcttaaacattttcaaattgatggatGTCCACTCCTCGAAGAAAGGTGCCGAAGGGAGAAAGGGGAAGACTGGAACATCATTTCTCACATCCCCAGAATTTGGATCGACTACTGCCCCATTTAATGGAGTTATCTGCATCACACTCTATGCATGCCTCATAGGCACGTCATATACTTTCGTGTATTtcaaccatttttattttttttcactattGTAAACATCATttcttattgtttatttatttatctgaatATATCAAGCACtagttttggtatattttctCTGCATTCCCTATTCCCTATCCGATTCCAAAAACAAAGAAGCAGCCACTGCTTCTTCTGTTTCACTTCTCTAACCTGTtctattcctttttattttaattatattttacttcttttttttttttacttttgtctTGCAATCTGAATTGGGATTTCCTCCTCTGTATTCTCTTgaattttctcttcttttgtttttttttttttttttaatgttaaaaaattgTACACTTTGCTCCAATTGTTTGCATGttgaaatttgtatttcattaaCCCCAAAAAACTACACCACAATCTTCTTATTGATTCATTTAGCCATCTTTTTTAGTTGTTCAATTACTTCATTCTCAATCTTATCAGCATCTTAGACTCTCTAATGTCAAAAGTTCTATCATTCCATTCCTGTTGGTTGAATGCATTCTCAACCTAGTTGGCAAAGTAACTTTTTCTCTGGTATCATGAGGTTTTCACCATAATATCCATGATAGGTTTTCCTAACTTTCTTAAACTTCTTTGAATTTGTGTAACATCACAAGTGATAGTTATAACAAAGTACCTATTGTATGTCGGGTTATGTACCAAGTTATTTGCCAATACAAATCGTTGAGCTCTTAGAAATCTGTGCTAACCAAGTGTCTGCTGATTGATTAATCGAATACCTCCCAGCACTTTCAGCTCTAAATGCTAAACATATTTATGAGTTGAAACTACTTATCCAGTTATCTACACCCATTTGAATTTTTTAGCTGGTAGATCAATTTTGTTGGCTGATATTGatgtaaaatcaattttgttagCTGATATTGATGTAAAATACTTCACGTATTGCTCTTTTGTTGCTGCTTCTCATCTTATGCCTCCCTGGAAATATGTATATGCATGTATCTGTACACCTTCACCTTATAAAACTTTACACTGGCTGCACAAAGAAAAATGACAGTCCAATATATCTTTGAATCAAAAGGGCAAAAAGACAGTTTTGaagaagcaaaaaaattaatgtcGATGAACAGCTCTAGAAAAAATACGGAGATAGCACAATATTGAAtaggaactaataaaatatcaagAGGGCCAATTGCTGGAAATAAACATTTtcacccaaaaatggaaaacattttGACAACAATAGTACATAGAATATTTATAGGCAAACGTTGTTCTGcagaaaatattgaatatattaaacaaatatagGCTCAAAACTTCTATTCCTATCACTGAACTGTCTTTAAATATCACCTTAAATAGAGATTACTTCTTCTGTTAGGGTTCTTCAAACACAAATTGGAGTGTATATTGACTTGCCTACCTGCTCACCCAAAATGTTCGACTAAGGTGAACAAGGAAGGCAGACCTTCTTTGAAGGCAACAGCACATCTGCCATGATTTCTCaagttcttcattttttttattttttattttttatttttatttttttttcccctacagACAGATATTAGCAAAAACATGAATGAGCCAAATGGTTCTTCTTTGAGACATAATGCATGATAAAATCCGTGGCTGAAGCTGAGGAATCCGAAATGTCTGCTGGTACAAGTATCTGGGTCTTACCGGTGGCAACTCTCTTACCAGCCACATTTGCATAAATAGGCCAGAGATTGCAGGAACAAATACACCACTCTGAGAACACACAtagaaatcaataattttttccaaTTCTGAACTCTCTGAATCCAAGAACTTTGACTTTTTATCTGCAGGTATAATTCAATCCTGCAATAATTTCCCAAAGTAAAACAAATTTTAGAATGTTGAAGACCCAAGGATTATTAGAGTTCTTACAGTTTTGAAGACCAGAAAGTGATTCATAATAGGGAGCGATGATAACAACGCAgctcttttgttaaaaaatagaaaataaaaaattgttttaatgcTGTAGGTGGTTGTCATTAACTCAAGTGAACAAAAATGCAGATAAAATCAGaaacaaaaagcaaacaatTCAAAGCAGATCAAAAGAGATCCCTCATCTTGGTATAAGTTTTAGGGAAGATATCCTTCAAAGCATCTAGGCTGCTGTCCCATCTCGATTCAGTCAAATAGACTGTGGTATCCTTGTCAAATCCAATTTTCCTCAAAAACAAAGCTACTTCTTGTGCATTGTAACAACTTTTAGCTTCAGCTTCACCATCTCCTTGACAACCTTTTTGCTGCAATATGTCAACCCTCAAGTCCACTGCAACAAATTGGCCATCTGACTTCCGACTCAAAGTTTTTAGCCGCTGAACCATTGAATCAACCACTTCACGAATCTCATATTGCAACTCTAAATTTCCAAACATTGCCAAACATGCAACTGAATTGCTGTTGCTCTTTTTGTCTGTCTTTTTCATGTTTACTGAGGGGAAGTAGCCAGCCTAATGTTGCCTTTTTTCTTATAAACCGGTTCAACATGTTCTGAAATGTACTCTTCTGTAACCCGATTAGGGACCTTCACAACTGCAAGATTCTTTGTTGATAAATTGGCAGGCTGCTTTTTTGCCACTCTGACCACCCCATCCAGGCTATTCACAAACTTTGGAACATCATAAACTTCTTCAAAGCTCCTGCAAATACTCAATTAAACTATTTTCCAAATAGATCTTTCCTCAAAACCTAGAGTTCTTGGAACTAATACAACAGTTTCAGCAGAATTGCAACTGGATTTCCACAATGAGCAATCTAATTCTTTTTCCATATCCTTGTAACCGGTTATGACAACCATATCCACTGTATAAACTTCTAAAGACAAGACTCTGAATGTCTAAGAAAGAAATATATCATAATCTGTGGCTTGATATTGGAACAACAAAAAGCAGTCAAGTTATGAAGCCCAAACTTGAGTTCAGGCCGAGAATAGCAGAGGCAGAGCCAAGACCAAGTCAGTCTAAAACAATATAGAATCATGccagtaaaagaaaaagatttagCAAGTTATgcatttaaccaatttttgcatTCATAATTTAGGTCATAAGTATAGCTTCACCATGCTTAACAATatgatttttcttccttcatgCTAAACAGAAAGcagaaggaaaaacaaaaggaaagcaACAAGCAACAGAGGAAACAATAGAGTTTGtctgtttgttaaattaaatcAGAAGAAATGAGcgaaatatttcttttttcttatagaGTTATTATGAACACTTACCTCTCATCACCAGGGTTGCTTCCTCTAATGTCAGGGAGAACAAGAGTTGCTCCTAGATATCTTGCCACAACAACAGCATCCGCAATCTGAAGAAGACCAaagaacatataaaatattagagaaaatagacccccaaaaaaagatggaaaagacttatgagatttgaaaataatcaGATTGCTAAAGTGGAAATGATAGTTTTTGCCACTATATGATCACAATGAACTATAACTAGTTGATCTGGGTACCTGTGAAACATAATATTCAGGGCCATTGGTTAACGAGAAAATGACATACCCATCTGTGTCCTCAACATCATCTGCCATTCAAGCAACAAATATAACATGGAAGCAGAAACAAAAGGGATACATGAAATAGTCATAGatgaaatattgtattatttttaattttcaaatcttgAAGCAAACTTACCTAAAAGTTCCCTTGACCAACATGGTTTTAGCTCTTCAACATCAGCTCGCCAAGGCCCCCTACCTGGTTCTGCAAGAGTAACAAGACCCTGCTTCAAATTCTTTGCATTATCCAAGACACTCCGATCTCCAGGGAATTTTTCCTACATaaaagggaagaagaaaaatacgAACCGTGGAAATCAAGATCTGTGCTAATTATTTCCAACAAAACAATGTAAAACTTGATTAGAAATCCAGATAATCTCTAATAAAACTTttaaccaactttttttttttttttttcactgtcAACAGAAAGCTTAAAAAAAGTCTTTTACTAGCTCAAAATTCTGTTTTCACTTTCGATCCTTTTTTTCCTGAACAaccataaaaactaaaactttttAATTCTGTTCGATGTTTTCCATGAAACAAGCAGATGGCAGGTAAGTTATTATGCTAAATCATAGAAGAAGTGAAGAAATGATAAGCTGAGTCATTCTTCctaatttaaatattcatta is a genomic window containing:
- the LOC107428224 gene encoding putative disease resistance protein At3g14460, translated to MMKVHHVSVAPDVSLQRFGATSKAIHLRLLLTLYGYSFPTLSNEVVNNVILKLRCLRILSSSGCVFLSDSIGELKHLRFLDLSCTSIKRLPNSKCRDTFIVGEDNGTKREELRELSNLRGELSLMNLKNVASATDTSEARYCNSLPLLGQLSSLKTLLVEGLSEVVTVGAEFYRNIAGSSVTKPFESLEFSESLGVSLDGDGMLTSLSYISVYGCPNFVSFAKGGLHAPNLTRLRVEGSKKLKKLPEQMRNLLPFLNTLQISNCPESESFPEGGLPSHLNRLWIMNCPKLIAQRMKWNFHAFQVLTNFSIGDECGGGGVELFPEEGLLPSTLSSIRIHKFPHLKMLDIKGLQQFTSLECLCISECPQLEKLSQQRLSTSLKHFQIDGCPLLEERCRREKGEDWNIISHIPRIWIDYCPI
- the LOC132800250 gene encoding putative disease resistance RPP13-like protein 1 — its product is MAAELVGGALLSSMFQSAIDRLASPEVVDYLRGNNISDDLIYELKIVLLVVNAVLDDAEGKQITNINVKKWLNELEVASYEADDLLDQIATDALQSDLEASGSRKSKKSMGGIGKTTLAQLVYNDHAVEKHFDLKLWVCLSEECDICKLKDEDCWKIFQKHAFDKIRGSSVCQVLEKIGRGIVKKCKGLPIAAKTLGGLLHSKEDVSDWERVLQSEIWDFSHKESKILPVLLLSYNYLPSHLKQCFAFCSTFPKDYEFKKHELVLLWMAENLLRQANINKRVEDIGNEYFDELVYRSFFQRSSSRQESCFVMHDLIYDVARFVSR